One Leptospira fainei serovar Hurstbridge str. BUT 6 genomic window, ATCTAAAACCGGATCAAACCAAAAATATCGCCTCCGTTTTAATCACGGCGAATATTCCCTCTTACGCTCGTAAAGGCGACCGATTGGACGTAACCGTTTCTTCGATAGGTGACGCTAAATCTTTGGAAGGCGGAGTCCTTTTACAATCTCCGTTAAAAACAGCTAACGACAAAATCTACGCCGTGGCTAGCGGCGTAATTTCCTTCGGCGGGAGAGCGGATAACGAACGTTCCACATCTGGGCGAGGCTCTAAGAAAACCGTGGGAATCGTCCACCAAGGCGCAATCGTCGAATCGGAATTGAAGGAGGAATTTTTCGCAAATCAGAGGGTCGTAGTTCGATTAAACGAAGCGGACTTTTCATTGCTGAATAATCTCATTAATAAAATACGCGAAACGATACCCGAAAAATTCGGCTTAAAAGCGGACTCGATCCAAGCGCTTTCCCCTTCGGAAATCGTGCTTGAGGTAGGTGCGGGGTTTTCCAATAAATCGCCTGGGCTTTTGGCTCTTCTTTCCGATTTGGAAAATTTGACGGTTGATTCCTCACCGAAAGCGAAGGTCGTGATCAACGAACGATCGGGTGTTATCGTAATGGGCGGAAATATCGTCATAGACGAAGTTGCAGTCTCTCGTTCGGGCTTAAGCCTTTCGGTTGCCGATAAAAACCGTCGCGGCCAACGTCTTGGAAGGGATAATCAACAACCTTCGAAGGAATCCTTCTTGATCGAAGAGGCGACTCAAGTTTCGGATGTGGTTGACGCCTTGAATAAGGTAGGGGCATCCACGAAAGATATCATCGCTATTCTAGAAGCGCTGAAGACAGCGGGCGCTCTACATGCGGAACTAGAGGTTCAGTAAAATATGATAGATCAAATTAATAATTATTCCAATCGTTTAAACTTAACGGAGCGGCCGGAAGTACAGCGACTCCTTCGGGAAGAAAAGGAACTTCGCAAAGGACAAACTTTTCCGGAATTATTACGCGAAGAATTCAACGATAAACTTTCCGGTAAAGTCTCTTCCGCGGAAGTCCGTATGCCTCATAATATTAAGGAAGAAGTTACTGCCGACCCTTATCGCAAAAGATTATACGACGCTTCGGTCGAATTCGAATCGATTTTTGTGAAGATGGTACTTAAAGAAATGAAGGCGACCGTCCATAAATCAGGATTAATCGACGGCGGATATGCCGAAGAAATTTTCGAAGATATGCTTTACGACGAATACTCTAAGAATCTCTCGGCCAATTCGTCTCTCGGGCTTGCCGAACAGATTTACCAATCTTTGTCTTCGAATCTTTCTCCGATCAAGAAGTTAGACTCGAAGATCTGACGGGTCTTAGAAAATCCCCTTAATTGCCGTCTATCAAATCCCTGAAGCTAACGGCATCCAAATCTTTTTGAAAATTTAGTTCCGCTTTCTCCATTTTCTCCCGTATTCTGTCCGGATAAATTCGTTGAGAAGAATCTTCTTTTAAAAGCGGTCCGGGAATTTTTCTATAGAAATCGCCGAGCGTTAAATCAAGACCTGAGGCAATCGGTAACCAGGTTCCGTCGGATGTTTCACCCAGTAAACCCGCTTCGGATAAACTTTTTGTTAATCTCGGAATCTCTTCGGAATTCAAACCGGACTGAATGGCCAATGTTTCGGTAGAGGCGGAGAGTTTACTTTGTTTCTGAACCGCATAAGCCGCCTTTAAAATCGCCATTAATTTTCTAAATTCGTCGCTAAAGGAAGTATGACGTTCTTCGACTAACTGAAACGGAACCAAATATCGTTCCGGAAACTGAACGCAGGCGGTGATTTCCGCGCCGTAGAGAACGATCAGGGAGAGAGAATAAACTCCGATCAAAAATATCGGAATCGCCGCCAAAGCCTTGTAGACGATCATCGTCGTTTCTGAAAACGAAGTAACATATACTTTGAATCCGTAGAGAAAGAGCAGAAAGATCAGGCTCGTAAATGCGGCGCCGATTGAGGAGGCTTTGATCGGAACTTTCGTGTTCGGAATCAAAGTGAATAAGGCCAGAAAAAACCACCAAATCCCCGTTAGTGGAAAGGCCAATCGCAGAACATTATACGGAGAAAATACGGAATCTCCGCCACGGAGAACCGTAGTCATGTATTTCACTTCTCGATATTCGGAAAGACTGATTTTCTCGTATTCTCCTATATTCAGCAATCTAAAGCGACCGTTTTCGCTTCTATCGAATAAAACCGATGCGAATACTTTTCCCCGAACGGGAACATAGAAGGAATTCCAGTGCTCACCACTATCTATCGAAACTAATATGTTCCCGAGAGAGTCTAGAAGAAAGATGTCCGTGGATTCTTGATTTTCGACGGACCACACCTTCTGGAACGTGTAGCGTTTATGGCTGAGGTTTTTCCAGCTATGACCTCCATCGGTCGTCTTGTAAATGGATCCTCTTTCTCCGGCAACAATGAGTTCGTCTGGACGGATCTTATGGATATCTTTTAGACCCTGTCCTGCGATCTTATTCGCGATCCAAGTAACGCCTCCGTCCTCGCTCTTCCAAATATTTCCGTCTTCATCCACCAAGTATCCCTCGCTAAACTCCGGAAAGTAAATCCGATTGGCTTGGATCTTTAAGGTGTTCGGGAAGATAGGCTTGTAGCTTCTACCCTGATTATAAAAATGAAGAACTTCACCGTTTCCGAAGATGAAATAGAAATTTCCGTCGCTTATGAACTCGAAGTCGGAAAACTGAGTATTCTCAAAGTAAATCGCATTCCATACCGAACCCTCCAGGGGTCGGTTTAGAAAGAGTCCTTTTCGAGATATTGCATAGACTTTATCC contains:
- a CDS encoding flagellar basal body P-ring protein FlgI, encoding MIRVLFVFLLITATVQAAEVRLKDFAKIEGIRDNQITGYGIVIGLPGTGDSKTPMTSESMKNYLKNLGVEANLKPDQTKNIASVLITANIPSYARKGDRLDVTVSSIGDAKSLEGGVLLQSPLKTANDKIYAVASGVISFGGRADNERSTSGRGSKKTVGIVHQGAIVESELKEEFFANQRVVVRLNEADFSLLNNLINKIRETIPEKFGLKADSIQALSPSEIVLEVGAGFSNKSPGLLALLSDLENLTVDSSPKAKVVINERSGVIVMGGNIVIDEVAVSRSGLSLSVADKNRRGQRLGRDNQQPSKESFLIEEATQVSDVVDALNKVGASTKDIIAILEALKTAGALHAELEVQ
- a CDS encoding rod-binding protein, which gives rise to MIDQINNYSNRLNLTERPEVQRLLREEKELRKGQTFPELLREEFNDKLSGKVSSAEVRMPHNIKEEVTADPYRKRLYDASVEFESIFVKMVLKEMKATVHKSGLIDGGYAEEIFEDMLYDEYSKNLSANSSLGLAEQIYQSLSSNLSPIKKLDSKI
- a CDS encoding YhjD/YihY/BrkB family envelope integrity protein, producing the protein MNSHPNHKYSRLFDYIPDSGILRKLNFSLRILASSAYRFIKDDCLMKASGISYTTIVSLIPMFTVALSLLTITSGLENRKEEIFDRINAFFLASNINLDINPYLETIGDLIDAARQIGAIGFVILVFSATAVLRSLENSFNGIWRIDVNRSFLQKFVFYFFILSIGPLLIVIGQGLVEKMTDFFRPPHYLSMDKEPDGKIWIAGESGNLFRLDKNLKNDYVISEADIDLENIRCVDSYGTRLDFCKKPELKQEDFIRVLIREDKVYAISRKGLFLNRPLEGSVWNAIYFENTQFSDFEFISDGNFYFIFGNGEVLHFYNQGRSYKPIFPNTLKIQANRIYFPEFSEGYLVDEDGNIWKSEDGGVTWIANKIAGQGLKDIHKIRPDELIVAGERGSIYKTTDGGHSWKNLSHKRYTFQKVWSVENQESTDIFLLDSLGNILVSIDSGEHWNSFYVPVRGKVFASVLFDRSENGRFRLLNIGEYEKISLSEYREVKYMTTVLRGGDSVFSPYNVLRLAFPLTGIWWFFLALFTLIPNTKVPIKASSIGAAFTSLIFLLFLYGFKVYVTSFSETTMIVYKALAAIPIFLIGVYSLSLIVLYGAEITACVQFPERYLVPFQLVEERHTSFSDEFRKLMAILKAAYAVQKQSKLSASTETLAIQSGLNSEEIPRLTKSLSEAGLLGETSDGTWLPIASGLDLTLGDFYRKIPGPLLKEDSSQRIYPDRIREKMEKAELNFQKDLDAVSFRDLIDGN